DNA sequence from the Novosphingobium sp. KACC 22771 genome:
CCGCATGGCGCTGTGAAAGATCCACCAGAATGGCCGAGACCGAGCTGCTGGTATTGGCCAGCGACACGCCATTGACCGTATCGGCGCGGTTTTCCGAAGCGGCCAGATGCTCGGCCTCCTGGCTGCTGCCCCGGTCGGACAGGGTGTAAACGGTCGCGCCATGGGCGCCGGGCGTATCGGCGCTGTCGGCGTGGATCGAAATGAACAGATCCGCCTTCAACCGCCGCGCAATGCCCGAGCGCTCCTCAAGCAGGAGATAGCGATCATCCGTGCGCGTCATGGCCACGCGAATGCCGCCCACCTCCAAAAGCCGCTGGCGCAGAGCCAGGGCCAGCGAGAGGGTCAGGTCCTTTTCCGCCGCATGTTCGCCATGCGCGCCCGGATCATGCCCGCCATGCCCGGCATCGATCACCACCAGCGGGCTGCGCGGATCATTGGGCCCGGCAATTTCGGGCAGAGCCGCCATCGCGCCGGGCGGCGGCAGGTCAAAGCGCACCACATAATCGCGGGTAAAACCCGGCGCGCCCATCCACCCGTCCATCAACAGCATCGCCACCAGCAACAGCAGAGGCGCGAACAGCGCAAAGATCAGCAGGCCGAGCGTGCGCCGGGGCGGCTCGTCCGCCGCGCCCCCGTGATCCGGCGGCAGGAGATCCATCGGCGGGACATCAGGATCGGAAAAGGTTTGGGACATTGCGCGGCGCTGTGGGTCCATCGGGGCGAAGGGCGTGGTAAACTTTGCCCCTTATCGGCGCAATGGGGTTAACACCGCGTTGGTATTAATTGCCGCAGGCCCGCCAAAAAAGGGTAGAATCACGCATCGCATGGAACTTGCCCGGAAAGACAAGGGGTGCTAGCAGGGAAAGACCGGGGGCAGTCTATTCCCCGCGCCCCTGCCTTTTTCAGGCCCCGCCCGCACAAACCACAAAAGGTCCGCTGGCGTGTCCACCCCAAGGCATCGCCGCCCGCCAATATGGCCGGGCCAAGCAAAAGGGAAGCGCGATAAAACCTGCCCTTGGCCCCGGTCGTTTTCTGGCCGGACGTACAGGTTGATGCAGGTATGATGAGTTGTGTTCCGTCCCAAAATCCGCAGCCGCAAGGCGGCTTTGCGGCGTGGGCGGAAGACTTGTCGATGGCCGATCGCTTCACGACAATTTGGTCGCATTCCATGAAGCAACCCGCGATTTCTGGTTCAGAAGCCGCCGGTTCCGTTTCGATGAAGCAGCATGCCATCGGCGCGCGCAGCATTTCGCGGCGCCTCCCCTGCCTTGCAGACACGAAAAACGCCGGCGGCCCTGATGGCGCCTCCGGCCTTTCCACTCATGCCCGGCGCGCGACAAGCGCACCAGGCCTGTCGATCCTCGCGCAGGCGGACGCGGCTCCAACAAGGCCATATGCAACGCCCCCGCGCGAACACCACCACAATTGCCGCGCCCCATTGCCGGGCCTTTCGCCGCTGGGCACAGCCCGGACCGCGCGCGGCTGGAGAAATCATAATGTCAACGCGCATGCTGATCGATGCGCGCCACTCGGAAGAAACCCGGGTGGCGGTGCTCAAGGGCAACCGTATTGAAGAATTCGACTTTGATTCTGCCGATCACAAGCAGATCAAGGGTAATATCTATCTGGCCAAGGTGACGCGCGTCGAGCCGTCGCTTCAGGCCGCCTTTGTTGATTTCGGGGGCAACCGCCACGGTTTCCTCGCTTTTAGCGAAATTCACCCCGATTATTACCAGATCCCCAAGGAAGACCGCGAGGCGCTGCTGGCCGAAGAGGCGGCCCACGCCGAGGAAGAAGCCGCGCTGCGCGCTGTGGCCGAGGGTGAGGAAGACTTCGTTGGCGACGATGAACTGGGCGAAGGGCTGGCCGACGATTTCGCGGGCGGCGGCGTCGAGGAAACCGGTTCGCTGATCGAGGTCGATACCTCGGAAAAGAACAGCGTGGCCACCATCGAGGCGGGCCATGTCGAAGACGGCTTTGACGGCGAGCATGAAGCCGAGGAAGCCTCGGAGAACGAGGAAGGCAACGAGCGCCGGGGCCGTCGCGGCCGCCGTCAGGGCGGGCGCAACGCCAGCCACGCCAAGGAAGCCGAAGAACTGCGCGCCAAGCGCATGGCGCTGCGCCGCCGCTACAAGATCCAGGACGTGATCCACCGCCGTCAGGTGCTGCTGGTTCAGGTCGTGAAGGAAGAGCGCGGCAACAAGGGCGCGGCGCTGACCTCGTACCTGTCGCTGGCGGGCCGCTATTGCGTGCTGATGCCCAATTCCAGCCATGGCGGCGGCATCTCGCGCAAGATCAGCAGCTTTGCCGACCGCAAGCGTTTGAAGACCATCATCGCCGAAATGGACCTGCCCAAGAGCATGGGCTGCATCGTGCGCACGGCAGGGCTTCAGCGCACCAAGACCGAAATCAAGCGCGACTTCGACTATCTGGCCCGTCTGTGGGACGATATCCGCGAAAACACGCTGAAATCCGCCGCGCCCGCGCTGATCCATTCGGACAGCGACCTGATCAAGCGCGCGATCCGCGACATTTATAACCGCGACATCGAGGAAGTGATCGTCGAGGGCGACGACGGCTATCGCGCGGCGCGTGACTTCATGAAACTGCTGATGCCCAGCCATGCGCGCCGGGTGAAGCATTATGCCGACCCGGTCCCCCTGTTCCAGCGCTTTGGCGCCGAGGATCAGTTGACCGCGATGTATGATCCGGTGGTTCAGTTGAAGTCGGGCGGCTATATCGTCATCAACCCGACCGAGGCGCTGGTGTCGATCGACATCAACTCGGGCCGCTCCACCAAGGAGCATGGCATCGAGCAGACGGCAGTGGCCACCAACCTTGAAGCCGCGCGCGAAATCGCCCGCCAGCTCCGCCTGCGCGACATGGCCGGTCTGGTCGTGATCGACTTCATCGACATGGAATATGGCTCGAACGTCCGCAAGGTCGAGAAGGCCATGAAGGAAGCGTTGAAGAACGACCGCGCGCGCATTCAGGTGGGCCGCATCTCGTCCTTCGGCCTGATGGAAATGAGCCGCCAGCGCCTGCGCACGGGCGTTCTGGAGGCCACCACCCGTTCGTGCCCGCATTGCGACGGCACGGGTCTGGTGCGCACCGCCGGGTCTGCGGGCCTGTCGGCGCTGCGCCTGATCGAGGAAGAGGCCGCCAAGGGCAAGGGCACGATCATCACCCTGTTCGCCAGCCAGGAAGCCTCGATCTACCTGCTCAATGCCAAGCGCATTGACCTGGGCGAGATCGAGCATCGCTATGGCGTCTCGGTCGAAGTGATCCCCGAGGGCGAGAATGAAGGCGCCAAGATGCGCGTCGTCTCGTCGGGTCCGCGCAACGAATTCGTGCCCAAGTTCGAGCCGCTGGTGCTGGAGGAAGACCTCGAAGACCTGCCGGAAGAGGACTTTGAGGACGAGATCGAGGAAGAAGCCGAAGAAGCCGTTGAAGGCGAAACCGGGGGCGAAAGCGCCGACAGCCGCCGCAAGCGCCGCAAGCGCCGCCGTGGTCGCGGCCGTGATCGTCGCGAGGATGGCACCGCCGAGGAAGGCGTGACCACCGAGGGCGCCGAGCCGGTTGAGGGCGAGGAAGGCGAGGAAGGCGACGAGACCGAAGGCGATGCCGAGGCTCAGACCGAAACCGCCGAAGCGGGCGACGAAGGTCCGCGCAAGCGCCGTCGCCGCAAGCGTCGTCGCAGCCGCAGCCGCGGCGAAGGCGAAGAAGGCACCGCCGAGGAACAGGCCGAAGCGGGCGATGACGAAGCCGATGCCGCCCCGGCGGTTGAAGCCGAAGCGCCGGTGGCCGCTGAAGTGGCGGCCGAACCGATGGTCGCAGCCGTCGTAGAGCCGGTGGCCGAGGCGGTGATTGCTCCTGCAGAGCCCGTTGCCGAGGAAGCCCCCGCCAAGCCCAAGCGCGTTCGCCGCAAGAAGGCCGATGCCGCCCCGGCCGAAGCCCCTGTGGAAGCCGCTCCGGTTGAGGCGGCCGAGGAGGCCCCCGCCAAGCCCAAGCGCGTTCGCCGCAAGAAGGCCGATGCCGCCCCGGCTGAAGCCCCTGTGGAAGCCGCTCCGGTTGAGGTGGCCGAGGAAGCTCCGGCCAAGCCCAAGCGCGTTCGCCGCAAGAAGGCCGATGCCGCCCCGGCTGAAGCCGCTGTCGAAGCCGCCCCGGTTGAGGTGGCCGAGGCAGCCCCGGTTGAAGCCCCCGCCGAAACCGCACCTGCGGCCGAGGATGACGCTTCGGCCTCGCCGCGCCGTGGCTGGTGGCAGCGCACCTTCGGCGAGTAAATCGCCAAGGCATTGCCAGAGTATCAAGCCGGGGGGCCATGCGCTCCCCGGCTTTTTACATGAGGCGCGAATTGGACGGGTCGGATCATGCCTTAAACCTGCGACTTTCGCCGCAGTGCAAAAATCTCTGCTTGCTCCTGCACAACAAGGCACTAGACAGGCGGGCAAGCAGGGGGCTATGCGCCCCTCATAGAATCTGTTCAGAGATGGAAGCAGCGGAAAATGGCCCAGTTCTCCCTCCCCGCCAATAGCAAGATCAGCAAGAATGGCACCGTCCATAAGGCAGAGGGCGCGACCAAGGTGAAGAAATTCACCGTGTATCGCTATGATCCCGACAGCGGCGAAAACCCCCGTTATGACACGTTCGAGATCGATCTCGACGCTTGCGGCCCGATGGTTCTCGACGCGCTGCTCAAGATCAAGAACGAGATGGACTCGACGCTGACCTTCCGCCGTTCGTGCCGTGAAGGCATCTGCGGTTCCTGCGCGATGAACATCAATGGCCGCAACGGCCTTGCCTGCACCACCGCGATCGAGGATCTTTCGGGCAATGTGCGCATCACGCCGCTGCCGCATATGGAAGTGATCAAGGACCTCGTCCCTGACTTCACGCATTTTTATGCGCAATACGCCTCGATCCGCCCCTGGCTCCAGACCGTTTCGACCACGCCTTCGGGCAAGGAACGCCTGCAGAGCCCCGAGCAGCGCGAAAAGCTCGACGGCCTGTATGAGTGCATCCTGTGCGCCTGCTGCTCGACCTCGTGTCCTTCGTACTGGTGGAACAGCGACAAGTTCCTTGGCCCGGCGATCCTGCTTCAGGCCTACCGCTGGCTGGCCGATAGCCGCGACGAATTCACCGGCGAGCGTCTGGATGAACTGGAAGATCCGTTCCGCCTCTATCGCTGCCACACGATCATGAACTGCGCCAATGTGTGCCCCAAGGGCCTGAGCCCCGCCCGCGCCATTGCCGAAATCAAGAAGATGCAGGCCGAGCGCCACGTCTGAGGCCAAGGCCTCGAAGCGAAAAAGCGCCGCCAGGTTCCCGCCCGGCGGCGCTTTTTGCGTTTAAACTGGGTAGAAACCCTTGATGCCGCGCGTAGGAATGGGTTAGCGACACGTAAATTATTACGATCCGCGCTTGATCCTCGGGAATTTACGATGCTCCGCACTACCCTTGCCAGCCTCATCGCCCTTGCCGCCCTCGTCGGCGGCGCGCAGCAAGCCTGCGCGCAGGCGAGGCGTCAGATCTATGTCCAGAACGCCTGCGCCCGCCCGCTGCGCGTCCTGCTGGACTATACCGATCACAAGGGGCTGCACGATCAGGGCTGGTACTATTTCAATCCGCGCGAAAGCTCGTATCTGCGCGCGCCCACGGGCGAGAAGCTGACCCAGATTGAAGATATCCCGCTTTACGCCTATGCCGAAACGACGGACGCGGGCCGCAAACTGCATTGGCAGGGCAACGGGCCGGAAATGAAGCGTGACGGCGGTATCTATCGCTCGATGCCCTTGACCACGCGGGTCGATGGCGACGGCGATATTCTGGCCCGCATCACCTGCGATTGAGAGTGCAAAGACGTTACGATGGTCAAGCCTGCTACTGTGATCGAACGCTATCGGGCGCTGATCCATACCCATGAATTGCGCGTCGATCGGGAACAGGCGGCGGCGGCCGAACGGCTGAACCAATTGCAGCAGGATCTGGAGGCCACGCCTGCGGGCGGCGGGTTCCTTGGCCGCCTGCTGGGGCGCAAGCCGGTACGCGCGCGCGGCGTTTACATGTGGGGCGGGGTGGGGCGCGGCAAGTCCATGCTGATGGACCTGTTTCACGACACGCTGAACATCACCGAAAAGCGGCGCGTGCATTTCCATGCCTTCATGCAGGAAGTCCACGCGATCATGCGCGATGTGCGTCAGGGCGAGACGGGCGATCCGATCCCCCAGGTCGCCGCGCGCATTGCCGAAGGCTTACGCGTGCTGGCCTTTGACGAGATGGTCGTCAACAATTCAGCCGATGCGATGATCATGAGCCGGTTGTTCACCGCATTGATCCACGATCACAATCTGACGCTGGTCACCACCAGCAACCGCGCGCCGTCCGAACTCTACAAAAACGGCCTCAACCGCGAGCATTTCCTGCCCTTTATCGCGCTGATCGAGGGCGAGCTGGATGTGCTGACGCTCAACGGGCCGGTCGATTACCGACTCGAACGTCTGGCCGGTATCCGCAGTTGGCACTGCCCGCTGGGCCTGCCCGCGACCGAGCGGGTGCGCGAAGTGTTCTTCCGCCTGACCGACTTTCCGCCCGAGGATGCGCGCAATGTGCCTTCGGCGGATCTCGATGTGGGGGGCGGGCGCATGTTGCATGTGCCCAAGAGCCTGAAGGGCGTGGCGGTGTTCAGCTTTAAAAAGCTGTGCGGTGATGCGCGCGGGGCGGCCGATTATCTGGCGGTGGCGCGGGCCTATCACACGGTCATTCTGGTGGGCATCCCGCGTCTGGGCAAGGATACGCGCAACGAGGCGGCGCGCTTTGTCACCCTGATCGACGCGCTGTATGAGCATAAGGTCAAATTGTTCGTGACGGCGGACGCTCCGCTGGATCGCATCTATGACGCGGGCGACAAGGACACCGACACCGGCAGCTTTGAATTTGACCGCACGATCAGCCGCCTGACCGAAATGCAGAGCCAGGATTACATGGCCAAGGGGCATGGCGAAGAATAAATAGGAAGGGGCGCCCGGCAAAGCGCCCCCTTTTATCCTTATGCCACCGCCGAATGGTTGCGCGATTGCGCCCCGGCCAGACGCGACATCAGCTTGAGATCGCTTTCCGACAGGCCCAGCGCAGCCTCGGCCCACAGATCGACGATGTCGTTCAATTCGGCCAGTTCAAGCGGGGCGGCACGCCGGATCGCCTTTTGCGCCGCGACCAGACCGCCATGGCGGCGCTGATTCTTGGCGATGAAATCCTGCACAAAGGCCACGCCCTCGCCCTTTTCGGCCAGATGCGTCACCACGCCCAGATCATACATCTCCTGCGCACTGTAGGTGCGGTTGGACAGGATGATGCGCTGCGCCGCCGCCGTGCCCAGCTTGCGCGACAGGATCGCATGGGCGCCCATGCCGGGAAACAGGCCGAACATCACCTCTGGCAGGCCAAAACTCGCGCCTTTTTCCGCCACCAGATAGTCAAACGAAAGCACCGCCTCGAAACCGCCGCCCAGCGCCTGCCCCTGAACCAGCCCGATTGTGACAATAGGCAGATCCAGCGCGCGCCGGTTGCGGTCGAGAATCGCCACGCAGCGATGGCCATAGGCCGCCAGCCCCGCGCGGTCCTGCGCCCGGATCAGGCTCTGAAACAGTTCCAGATCGCCGCCAAAGCCGAATACGCCCGGCGTCCGGCTGCCCAGCACCAGATAGCGCAGCGGGATCTTGTCCGGCCCGAAATTGGCGGCAATCAGATCCTGCCAGTTTTCGAAATCGCGCAGCAGCGTCGGGGTAAAGCTGGGCCGCCCGTTGGGGCGCATAAAGGTCCAGATCGCGCCGGCGGCATCGTCATAGAGCACATCGAGCTGTTCAAGATCGGTCAGCGCCTCGGGAACAGCCAGCCGGTTCAGGGCTGCCTGGGCCGGATCTTCCTGCGTAAAGAAGATGCCATGATTGCCGCCCCCGTCCCCATAGGGAGGCAAATTTCCCATTTCACCGGTGATCCGGTTCATCTCGTCACGACCCTTTCCGATTACGGAAGATGACGCGCGATTGCGTCATTCCCGCTCTCCAGTAACGGGCAAAGTTTACGCATGCTAAGCCACGGATTGCAAAGTGTTTTTACGCACAATTGTCTCAAAATGAGACATTTTTTCGGGCCGTTTGTTACAGGGATCGCAAAGCGTATCAGGCTATTCCCAGATGGACAAGCGACCTGTCGAGCATCAGCAACTGCCAAAGCAGGCGGGAATGGTCAGAAAGCCCGGAAATATGCGCTTCTGCGATTTCATGAAGGTTAATGGGATTTAACCACCCCAACCGCCCCAGCGCTCCGCCGCCATCTTTGGCCTGCGCGGCGATTTTTCGCGCCTCGCCCGCCAAAGGCCCGCGCAGCCATTGCGCGATGGGGGTGACGAATCCCTGCTTGGGTCGAAACAGGATGTCATCGGGCAGATAGCGCCGCATCGAATCCTTGAGCAGCCATTTGCCCTGCCCGCCCCTGACGCGCATCGCCTCGGGCAGAGAAGCCGCAAATTCGATCAGCCGGTGGTCCAACAAAGGCTCGCGCGCCTCCAGGCTGACCGCCATGCTGGCCCGGTCCACCTTGGTCAGGATGTCGCCCGGCAGCCAGAATTTGAGATCGGCATATTGCGCCCGGTCCAGCCCGGAGCGCGCAGGCGCGCGGACCATGCAGTCCAGAAACGCCTGTTCCGCCCGGTAATCGCCGCGCAGCCGCCGATATTCGTCGGTATAGAGCCGGTCGCGCAGCGTAGGCCCCGTCACGCTGATCGCGTCGGTATAGGCCTCCTCGCTGGACCG
Encoded proteins:
- a CDS encoding N-acetylmuramoyl-L-alanine amidase family protein, yielding MSQTFSDPDVPPMDLLPPDHGGAADEPPRRTLGLLIFALFAPLLLLVAMLLMDGWMGAPGFTRDYVVRFDLPPPGAMAALPEIAGPNDPRSPLVVIDAGHGGHDPGAHGEHAAEKDLTLSLALALRQRLLEVGGIRVAMTRTDDRYLLLEERSGIARRLKADLFISIHADSADTPGAHGATVYTLSDRGSSQEAEHLAASENRADTVNGVSLANTSSSVSAILVDLSQRHAAEMSTGFARLILREGQAGEGEGGDGRARIDFRERAIQSAAFVVLKAPDVPSVLYEAGYISNADDAARLSSPGGRRDFAHATAQAIRVYFARQRETPIEGEAAGQNETPAPAQTPIPGETLGALAAP
- a CDS encoding Rne/Rng family ribonuclease, with amino-acid sequence MSTRMLIDARHSEETRVAVLKGNRIEEFDFDSADHKQIKGNIYLAKVTRVEPSLQAAFVDFGGNRHGFLAFSEIHPDYYQIPKEDREALLAEEAAHAEEEAALRAVAEGEEDFVGDDELGEGLADDFAGGGVEETGSLIEVDTSEKNSVATIEAGHVEDGFDGEHEAEEASENEEGNERRGRRGRRQGGRNASHAKEAEELRAKRMALRRRYKIQDVIHRRQVLLVQVVKEERGNKGAALTSYLSLAGRYCVLMPNSSHGGGISRKISSFADRKRLKTIIAEMDLPKSMGCIVRTAGLQRTKTEIKRDFDYLARLWDDIRENTLKSAAPALIHSDSDLIKRAIRDIYNRDIEEVIVEGDDGYRAARDFMKLLMPSHARRVKHYADPVPLFQRFGAEDQLTAMYDPVVQLKSGGYIVINPTEALVSIDINSGRSTKEHGIEQTAVATNLEAAREIARQLRLRDMAGLVVIDFIDMEYGSNVRKVEKAMKEALKNDRARIQVGRISSFGLMEMSRQRLRTGVLEATTRSCPHCDGTGLVRTAGSAGLSALRLIEEEAAKGKGTIITLFASQEASIYLLNAKRIDLGEIEHRYGVSVEVIPEGENEGAKMRVVSSGPRNEFVPKFEPLVLEEDLEDLPEEDFEDEIEEEAEEAVEGETGGESADSRRKRRKRRRGRGRDRREDGTAEEGVTTEGAEPVEGEEGEEGDETEGDAEAQTETAEAGDEGPRKRRRRKRRRSRSRGEGEEGTAEEQAEAGDDEADAAPAVEAEAPVAAEVAAEPMVAAVVEPVAEAVIAPAEPVAEEAPAKPKRVRRKKADAAPAEAPVEAAPVEAAEEAPAKPKRVRRKKADAAPAEAPVEAAPVEVAEEAPAKPKRVRRKKADAAPAEAAVEAAPVEVAEAAPVEAPAETAPAAEDDASASPRRGWWQRTFGE
- a CDS encoding succinate dehydrogenase iron-sulfur subunit, whose protein sequence is MAQFSLPANSKISKNGTVHKAEGATKVKKFTVYRYDPDSGENPRYDTFEIDLDACGPMVLDALLKIKNEMDSTLTFRRSCREGICGSCAMNINGRNGLACTTAIEDLSGNVRITPLPHMEVIKDLVPDFTHFYAQYASIRPWLQTVSTTPSGKERLQSPEQREKLDGLYECILCACCSTSCPSYWWNSDKFLGPAILLQAYRWLADSRDEFTGERLDELEDPFRLYRCHTIMNCANVCPKGLSPARAIAEIKKMQAERHV
- the zapE gene encoding cell division protein ZapE, whose protein sequence is MVKPATVIERYRALIHTHELRVDREQAAAAERLNQLQQDLEATPAGGGFLGRLLGRKPVRARGVYMWGGVGRGKSMLMDLFHDTLNITEKRRVHFHAFMQEVHAIMRDVRQGETGDPIPQVAARIAEGLRVLAFDEMVVNNSADAMIMSRLFTALIHDHNLTLVTTSNRAPSELYKNGLNREHFLPFIALIEGELDVLTLNGPVDYRLERLAGIRSWHCPLGLPATERVREVFFRLTDFPPEDARNVPSADLDVGGGRMLHVPKSLKGVAVFSFKKLCGDARGAADYLAVARAYHTVILVGIPRLGKDTRNEAARFVTLIDALYEHKVKLFVTADAPLDRIYDAGDKDTDTGSFEFDRTISRLTEMQSQDYMAKGHGEE
- a CDS encoding crotonase/enoyl-CoA hydratase family protein, whose translation is MNRITGEMGNLPPYGDGGGNHGIFFTQEDPAQAALNRLAVPEALTDLEQLDVLYDDAAGAIWTFMRPNGRPSFTPTLLRDFENWQDLIAANFGPDKIPLRYLVLGSRTPGVFGFGGDLELFQSLIRAQDRAGLAAYGHRCVAILDRNRRALDLPIVTIGLVQGQALGGGFEAVLSFDYLVAEKGASFGLPEVMFGLFPGMGAHAILSRKLGTAAAQRIILSNRTYSAQEMYDLGVVTHLAEKGEGVAFVQDFIAKNQRRHGGLVAAQKAIRRAAPLELAELNDIVDLWAEAALGLSESDLKLMSRLAGAQSRNHSAVA